The proteins below come from a single Prolixibacter sp. NT017 genomic window:
- a CDS encoding NAD(P)-binding oxidoreductase, protein MTTLVVGATGATGKHVVEQLLNSRQKVKVIVRSPEKLPETWKTNDQLSIIQASVSEITVDEMAGYIRDCDAVASCLGHHPNWKGLYGKPRRLVTDAVILLCNAIQKNAPGKPVKFVLMNTTGNRNRDLNEPISMGQRLVIAILRLLLPPHVDNEKAADYLRTQMGQNNRFIEWVAVRPDGLVNEDQVTGYEVHPSPTRSAILNAGTVSRINVGHFMAELITNNDVWSRWKGQMPVIYQTAPKNRQS, encoded by the coding sequence ATGACAACATTGGTAGTTGGTGCAACGGGAGCAACCGGAAAACATGTAGTGGAGCAACTGCTCAATTCCCGGCAAAAGGTAAAGGTGATTGTTCGTTCGCCTGAGAAATTACCCGAAACATGGAAAACCAACGACCAACTGTCCATCATTCAAGCCAGCGTATCCGAAATCACGGTAGATGAAATGGCCGGATACATCCGCGATTGTGATGCCGTCGCTTCTTGTCTAGGCCATCATCCGAATTGGAAAGGGCTATACGGAAAACCCCGACGACTGGTGACCGACGCTGTCATCCTCCTTTGCAATGCCATTCAAAAGAACGCACCGGGTAAGCCCGTGAAATTTGTATTGATGAACACGACCGGCAACCGGAACCGCGACTTAAACGAACCCATTTCGATGGGGCAACGGTTGGTCATCGCCATCCTCCGGTTATTGTTACCTCCACATGTCGATAATGAAAAGGCGGCCGATTATTTACGGACGCAGATGGGGCAAAACAACCGTTTCATCGAGTGGGTAGCGGTTCGGCCCGATGGTTTGGTAAACGAAGACCAGGTCACCGGATACGAGGTGCATCCTTCACCCACAAGAAGTGCGATTTTAAATGCCGGAACGGTCAGCCGGATCAATGTCGGTCATTTTATGGCCGAACTCATCACCAACAATGACGTATGGAGTAGGTGGAAGGGACAAATGCCCGTTATCTATCAAACGGCTCCGAAGAATCGTCAATCGTAA
- a CDS encoding isoprenylcysteine carboxylmethyltransferase family protein, whose product MDAPKNPTQWRQKTVIGINLKVMRNKVFNYLTLIVVHLAFTLLVIKYFKEGNFVNGYTYAGLILMIVSLIFFTIARIQLGDSFQIAAEARRLVKSGIYKKIRHPVYLFGSTFIAGFFIFTQVFYGLIFLIIIAVLQTKRIKKEESVLLETFGDEYLVYKKQTWF is encoded by the coding sequence TTGGATGCACCAAAGAATCCAACCCAATGGAGACAGAAAACAGTCATTGGGATAAACTTAAAAGTGATGAGAAATAAGGTTTTCAATTATTTGACACTAATCGTAGTCCACCTTGCTTTTACCTTGTTGGTAATCAAATATTTTAAGGAGGGTAATTTTGTCAATGGCTACACGTATGCCGGATTGATTTTGATGATTGTTTCCTTGATTTTCTTCACAATAGCCAGAATTCAACTGGGAGATTCCTTTCAAATAGCGGCGGAAGCAAGAAGATTGGTGAAGAGCGGTATCTATAAAAAAATCCGGCATCCTGTATACCTGTTTGGATCTACATTTATAGCGGGATTTTTCATTTTTACTCAAGTGTTTTATGGATTGATATTTTTGATAATCATCGCTGTTTTACAGACCAAAAGAATCAAAAAGGAAGAGAGCGTTCTGCTGGAAACATTTGGGGATGAATATCTGGTATATAAAAAACAAACCTGGTTTTAG
- a CDS encoding ATP-binding protein, producing MKIFETLKKRSENPSDGVKIELKLYNLADDLTKKAVAHLKRITRILPEFDLHDKVHSEKVLYNQEQLLGDRKIQELSVYELFLIHLSAFFHDCAMAPSDWEIEVLKLTEGTDKFKVKSDSLLNDLKAPLKLSEAIKVISSTKGKIYGTFESDVKEWIFSPSSEKELINYLADLLVDYQNYRNGFADQIRRIESLNDFEKLNDFIRIDYIRATHHTRIETYVKNLESLFSNAFEQPTWGKQLANDLAKICRSHGEDSTFVNKLSANAQYYGNESANLQFVAIMLRLGDIIHFSFDRAPIDLRSSRIFKSEYSFLQWAVKNNGVNYSIENGLVSFRAYCEDPESYFKLHQYIDWIEIEIQNYFKFERLWNKIYIDNFQDKVDRTNVNNDEDVFLPKRGLSFSLNQTRTIELLMGVGLYKDKFACLRELYQNSLDACRCMISQNRTLGKSTRGIIEFGLQSEEGKTFLYCLDNGIGMSKHIIETYLLNIGNSYYKSSDFFKYQAKWGGDFTPISQFGIGILSCFMIGNKIEITTKTIDGNYISCSIDGPHENFYYKKTNDIEKEKILESGTIVRVQLVEEISQLLNVKKLNKLGILLLGKPKHVPEEYVKYLDLYNYWNNHLYNKVNGFVGVIQKDIDVLVNIEDDTKLKIESKPIIIEEDKYGVCSQDLEYIHFLNNSRRIYQLKYAFTEIKDLLELYEIDIIHKSVQYKTTFALPKSGLAGYDSNIFYSIPKVDGRGVCIDGIVISNSNPVSISHYYTNALSHDGVLNFKGENRPQLSVDRTSIINYDNEHEEVVSELVLFLLKEMISITQKHISDYKIEVNSKEFNLIWDFIFEKIGYADTLFVNELSYTEYGNILWKGVVNSTRENITIKQFVEREEVSLRNYNLSSLDILTQKLIIFKLLIAEEIIVSDNSLVLRSGSPYKIPILQRRQHFNEKSLIVRANKFGDTFDDYDLISNLYPIVPEYLFDKIDGIDSEKVQNSDAKLIYSFSNGITAFFNQDPFLINEKLGLYITEKNSFGKDKNSIYEFQNKRAKIHLFEINKPIDSGEEKKRMVISVFISPKELSLEESSRLDEIRESDYSYYKGVKEGWSILVTGMDKYNTVIIPGKCTRKEMIAHIPEKFWQEYKDYVFVFPNNSTMER from the coding sequence ATGAAAATATTTGAGACTTTAAAAAAGAGAAGTGAAAATCCATCTGATGGAGTGAAGATTGAACTAAAATTGTACAATCTTGCTGACGACTTAACTAAAAAGGCTGTAGCTCATTTAAAGCGGATTACAAGAATATTACCGGAGTTTGATTTACACGATAAGGTTCACAGTGAGAAAGTTTTGTATAATCAAGAACAGTTATTAGGTGATCGAAAAATACAAGAATTATCAGTTTATGAACTGTTTTTGATACATTTATCTGCGTTTTTTCATGATTGCGCTATGGCTCCTTCCGATTGGGAAATTGAGGTTTTAAAATTAACGGAAGGAACTGACAAGTTTAAAGTGAAATCGGACTCATTACTAAATGACTTGAAGGCACCATTGAAGCTCTCAGAAGCAATTAAAGTCATTTCTTCAACTAAAGGAAAGATTTACGGGACATTTGAGAGTGATGTAAAGGAGTGGATTTTTTCTCCAAGCTCAGAAAAAGAACTAATTAACTATTTGGCAGATTTACTTGTAGATTATCAAAATTATAGGAATGGATTTGCGGACCAAATTAGAAGAATAGAATCTTTGAATGATTTTGAGAAATTAAATGACTTCATTCGTATTGATTATATACGAGCAACCCATCATACAAGGATTGAAACTTATGTAAAGAATCTCGAATCATTGTTTAGTAATGCATTTGAACAACCAACATGGGGAAAACAGCTTGCAAATGATTTAGCTAAAATATGTAGGTCTCATGGTGAGGATTCGACTTTTGTAAATAAGCTTAGTGCAAATGCGCAGTATTACGGTAATGAATCAGCAAATCTTCAATTTGTAGCCATAATGCTTCGATTAGGAGATATAATTCATTTTAGTTTTGATAGAGCTCCTATTGATTTAAGGTCCTCTAGGATATTTAAATCTGAATATAGTTTTCTTCAATGGGCTGTTAAAAACAACGGCGTGAACTATTCTATTGAAAATGGGCTGGTATCATTTCGAGCGTATTGTGAAGATCCTGAATCTTACTTCAAACTTCATCAGTATATTGATTGGATAGAGATTGAAATACAGAATTATTTTAAATTTGAAAGACTTTGGAACAAAATATATATTGACAATTTCCAAGATAAAGTAGATCGGACAAATGTAAATAATGATGAAGATGTATTTTTACCCAAACGAGGTCTAAGCTTTTCTTTAAATCAGACAAGAACGATTGAGTTATTGATGGGAGTTGGGTTATATAAAGACAAATTTGCCTGTTTACGGGAATTATACCAGAACTCTCTTGATGCCTGTCGGTGCATGATTTCTCAAAATAGAACTTTAGGGAAATCTACTAGAGGAATAATAGAGTTTGGGCTACAAAGTGAAGAAGGTAAGACGTTTTTGTATTGTCTAGACAACGGAATTGGTATGTCGAAGCATATAATAGAAACCTATCTTTTGAATATTGGTAATTCATATTATAAGTCTTCAGATTTCTTCAAATATCAAGCAAAGTGGGGCGGCGATTTCACTCCTATATCTCAATTTGGAATTGGCATTCTATCTTGTTTTATGATTGGCAACAAAATTGAAATTACTACTAAGACAATTGATGGTAACTACATATCTTGTTCTATCGATGGACCACATGAAAACTTTTATTATAAGAAAACAAATGACATTGAAAAGGAAAAGATATTAGAATCTGGCACTATTGTCAGAGTCCAATTAGTAGAAGAAATTAGCCAGCTGTTAAATGTTAAAAAGCTTAATAAGCTTGGGATTTTATTACTTGGCAAACCAAAACACGTTCCTGAAGAATATGTGAAGTATCTGGATCTGTATAATTACTGGAATAATCATCTTTACAATAAAGTTAATGGGTTTGTAGGGGTAATTCAAAAAGATATTGATGTATTGGTGAATATAGAAGATGATACTAAGTTAAAAATTGAAAGCAAACCGATTATAATTGAAGAAGACAAGTATGGCGTTTGCAGTCAGGATTTAGAATACATACATTTTTTGAATAATAGTCGGAGAATTTATCAACTTAAATACGCCTTCACGGAAATCAAAGATCTTCTGGAGCTTTATGAAATTGATATTATTCATAAGTCAGTCCAATATAAAACAACTTTTGCTTTGCCCAAATCAGGGTTAGCTGGTTATGATTCCAATATTTTCTATAGTATACCTAAGGTCGATGGTAGGGGAGTATGTATTGACGGGATAGTTATTTCTAATTCTAATCCTGTATCCATTTCTCATTACTATACGAATGCTTTAAGCCATGATGGTGTTTTAAACTTCAAAGGCGAAAATCGACCACAACTAAGTGTTGATAGAACTTCAATAATAAATTATGATAATGAACACGAAGAAGTTGTATCTGAACTTGTTTTGTTTTTGCTGAAAGAAATGATCTCAATAACCCAAAAGCATATTTCCGATTATAAAATAGAAGTGAATTCGAAAGAATTTAATCTTATATGGGATTTTATTTTTGAAAAAATTGGATATGCAGACACTTTGTTTGTTAATGAGTTATCTTATACAGAATATGGTAATATTTTATGGAAAGGTGTAGTTAATTCAACAAGAGAAAATATAACGATAAAACAGTTTGTAGAAAGAGAAGAGGTTAGTTTGCGAAACTACAATCTTTCCTCTCTTGATATTTTAACGCAAAAGCTGATTATATTTAAACTGCTGATAGCTGAGGAAATTATAGTTTCGGATAATTCTCTGGTATTGAGGAGTGGGAGTCCATACAAAATCCCAATTTTGCAACGCAGACAACATTTTAATGAAAAATCTTTGATTGTAAGGGCCAATAAATTTGGTGACACTTTTGATGACTACGATCTTATCTCTAATTTATATCCTATTGTTCCAGAGTATTTATTTGATAAAATAGATGGCATCGATAGTGAGAAAGTGCAAAATAGTGATGCGAAATTAATTTATTCATTTAGTAATGGAATTACGGCTTTTTTTAACCAAGATCCGTTTTTGATAAACGAAAAGCTTGGGCTATATATTACAGAAAAAAACTCATTTGGAAAGGACAAGAATTCTATATATGAATTTCAAAATAAAAGAGCAAAAATTCACTTATTTGAAATAAATAAACCAATTGATTCGGGCGAAGAAAAAAAACGCATGGTAATATCGGTGTTTATATCTCCTAAAGAGCTTAGTTTGGAAGAATCCAGTAGACTGGATGAAATAAGGGAATCCGACTATTCTTATTACAAGGGGGTTAAAGAGGGGTGGAGTATTTTAGTTACTGGTATGGATAAATATAATACGGTAATAATCCCAGGGAAGTGTACACGAAAGGAGATGATTGCCCATATACCAGAGAAGTTTTGGCAAGAATATAAAGATTACGTTTTTGTATTTCCCAATAATTCAACGATGGAGAGATAA
- a CDS encoding isoprenylcysteine carboxylmethyltransferase family protein, which produces MTPETVDQKAPQSVSPQYLAGLIITYLLVPLVLMISAWDLGWWQGWLYSALITVAAIGPRLWAEKRHPGLLAERGKFGKDQDVKSWDKVLAPLMILSISFPLFIVAGLDHRFGWSPRFPVWLNIVGFILIALGYTFGGWAMVENRFFSTMVRIQTDRGHRVCDSGPYRLVRHPGYAGNILALPGIVLALGSVWTIIPVLIAVVIAVIRTMLEDRTLQEELPGYRDYTRRVRYRLFPGIY; this is translated from the coding sequence ATGACACCGGAAACAGTTGATCAAAAGGCACCTCAATCAGTAAGCCCCCAATATCTGGCTGGATTAATCATCACGTATCTCCTGGTACCGCTGGTGCTCATGATAAGCGCATGGGATTTGGGTTGGTGGCAGGGATGGTTGTATTCAGCGCTGATAACGGTAGCGGCCATCGGTCCACGGTTGTGGGCAGAGAAAAGGCATCCGGGATTGCTGGCCGAGCGGGGCAAATTTGGAAAAGACCAGGATGTGAAATCGTGGGACAAAGTACTGGCCCCATTGATGATACTGAGCATATCATTCCCATTATTTATTGTGGCGGGACTCGATCACCGCTTTGGGTGGTCACCCCGGTTTCCGGTGTGGCTCAACATCGTTGGCTTCATTCTGATTGCGCTTGGATACACCTTCGGGGGGTGGGCGATGGTCGAAAACCGCTTCTTCTCAACCATGGTACGTATTCAAACCGACCGGGGACATCGGGTTTGTGACAGCGGTCCGTACCGGCTCGTCCGGCATCCGGGTTATGCCGGAAATATCCTGGCGCTACCTGGTATTGTACTGGCACTGGGCTCTGTCTGGACCATCATTCCGGTGCTCATTGCAGTAGTCATTGCGGTGATACGGACCATGCTGGAAGATCGGACGCTACAGGAAGAACTGCCAGGGTACCGCGATTATACGCGCCGCGTGCGTTACCGGTTGTTTCCCGGTATATACTAA